In Candidatus Manganitrophus morganii, the genomic window CCCCGAAGGTCAGATCCGACCCGAGGAAAGCGTCATTTTGATCTTGCGCGGAGATCCGCCGGACCATCCTAAGCGCTGGCAGATAAAGCCAGAGATCGTCGGTCTTGTTCTCCTGGGAGTAATCCCAGATGAGGAAAGAGATTCCGCGCGAGTCGGGAGGAAAATCGGTCACCAGGAGCATCTTGCTGTCCAAACCTTCCTTCGCCCGATAGTTCTTCCAATAGCGGCTGGCCTCGATCTTTTTCTTGGTTCCGTCTTTCTCGATCAGATGAAGGATCACCTTGTTCTTTTGGTCTCCGATTTGGTAAATCAATTCTCTCGATTTTTTGATGATCTCGGTTCCATCCAAAGGATTGGAAGAAGCGGGCGCCTCTTCCGCAGAGACGACGCGAAGGCCTCCCAGGATGATGTAAAGGGACAATACGATATAGATTGTTTTTCGAATCATAACCGTTACTCCTGACGTTATGGTTTCTCTCCGACTAAAACGGTGAAGGGACTCGGGGAAGGGAGGGGAACCGGTTTGATCTTCCTGAATCCGACCCCCTTCATCCAATCGGCGAGCTCTTTCTCCGAGTAGGCCGCGCCTCCCGGCGTATGGACCAGCTGGTTGACCCCGATCAGCGCCGACAGCATCGGGCCGGTCTTATCCCGATTAAGCATCTGATCTTGGATGAGGATCATCCCCTTTTGATCGAGCGCTTCATAGGCTTTTCGGAAGATCTCTTTGATCACTTGAGGGGACTCCTGATTGAACATCGAGGAGAGGAGCAGAGCGTCGTATCCTTTTCCAAAAGAATCCTCAAGGTAGTTGCCCGGTTTGAGGGTAACCCGGTCGAGCATCCCGAACGAGCCGACGATTTCGCGCGTGACTTCCAACGTCTGCGGAAGATCGAAGACCGTCGCGGAAAGTTTCGGATTTCGCTCGCAGAACTTCATGCAGAAGGTGCCGGGCCCCCCGGCGATGTCGATCAACTGGCGTCTTCCCGAAAAATCGATCTTGCGCGCCAGCAGATCCCCTTGGGCGATGGCGCGGTAGTGCATTCCATAGATATAGCTCCGGAGCGCTTCCGGGCCCTGGTCGTGCGGTTTGTCGACCACCGGCTTGCCGGTCAGGACGGCCTGATCAAGATCGCCCCAGGCGCCGTACCAGCTGTCGAACATCGAAACGATTCCCCCCTGGTATCGGGGGCTTCCGCTGACCAGGAAGGTTTTCGCGAAAGGGGTGTTTCGGTACTTCTCCTTTTTCCGGTCGAGCAGGCCCATCGACGTCGCCGCGATGAGGAGGATGTCCAATCCGCGCGGATCGGCCGGTATCTCGGCCGCCAATTCCGTCGCCGTCGCCGACCGATCCTTCAGCCGGGTGAAGATGTTCAATCGTTGGGCGGTGTGGAGGATCTTCGACTGCCAGTAGGCCGAGCTGATGCTCATCACCTTCATCGGGTCGAAGGTTTCTTTACTCTTTTTGCGGGAAGGCGTTGCCTTACTCTTCTCCGTTTTTTTTCGGGTTGTTTTTTTCTTCACGGTTCTCCTCATCGAGTCACTCCGGTCGGAGCGAAAAAAAGACCAAGTTGGGCCAACTGGCCGTATAATCAATCTGTGTTAACGAGCAGGAACCGACCACGAGCCGTTTTTGATTTTCAAGCGCCATCCCGAGCGCCGCGGCGACGATCATCCGAATCGGTCCGACGTGCGTCACCAGGAGGACCGTCTGGCCCGCATGGCGCGCTAATAGGGTCTGAATCGTCTCATCGACCCGCTTGGCAAAACCGACAAGCGACTCCCCTCCCGCCGTTGTGAAATGGAGCGGGTCTTTCTTCCAGGCTGACCACTCCTCCGGGAAGCGTTGTTGAATGACCTCGTTCGTCAGCCCGTCCCACGATCCGAAGGTCCGCTCTCGGAGTCCTTCAGTAGTTTCAATCTTCAATCCGAGCCGATCGGCGGTCGGCCGGGCCGTCTCTTGTGTCCTGCGCGAGGGGCTGACATAAAGCGCGGCAATCGATTTTCCTTGAAGCCGATCGGGCCAGCCGGCGGCCTGTTTCAGGCCGACCGGATTGAGCGCCGGATCTTCCACCGAATCACAATAATATCGATTCTCCGGAAAATCGGTGGCTCCATGGCGGAGGAATAAAAACGATGTCGCTTGTTCTTTTGTCCTCATTAAAATTCTAAGAGCGATCCTGACTAAAGATGGAAACGGCTGAGATGACTGAAACGAATGTAAACAGGCCGAGCACCGCCATGCTGATGAAAAAGGAGGCGTCAAAAACGCCCCGATACGAGGCGCGGACCGCTTCCACTCCATAAGTGGCCGGATTGATCCGGCTGACCATCTGCATCCAAACCGGCATGAAATCGGTCGGCACCAGCGCCGGGGAGAAGAAAAGGAGGGGGAGCGTCAACATGTTTCCCATCACGACCAACGGCTCTTCTTTTTTCAGGATCATCGCGAGCGCATTCGAGACGGCGGAAAAGCCGATCGCAAGGAGAAGCACGGCAACCCAGATCCAGAAGAGACCCGCTCCGCGGGGAAAGCCGGCCCCAAGCAAGGCGGCCACGCCGACCAAGAGAAAAACCTGGATGACGACCGTCAGCCCCGCATGCAACAGACGGCTCAAAACAATGGCGGTCCGGGAGATCGGGGCGACCAGAAGTTTTTCCATGATTCCAAAAGTCAGGTCTCGAAGCAGGTTCACCCCCGACCAGGAAGAGCCGAACAACACGGTCATGACGATCACCCCCGGTGCGAGGAACTGGATGTAATCGGCTTCTGGGAAGCCGGGAAGGCGCGAGAGGTTCTTGAACAATTGACCGAAGATGATCAACCAGAGAAGCGGCTGGACCAGTCCGAAGAAGGTCCAGATCGGCATCCGCCATGTCATCAGAAGATATTTTTTGAGGAGGGCTGCAGTATCGGCCACCAGCCATTTCACCGGCATTCCTGACGCCGGAACCGGGGTCGATGTTGGGGCGACAACTATTTTTTGTTCCATCCTTGATCCTTCTTCCACTCGCCCTGGGGCCACTCCCCTTGCGGCCACTTTTTCTCGGAGGGTTCTTCAGGTTTCGCCGGGGCATCGGCCGCGGGATCCTTCGGTTCCGGCTGTTTCCATTGGTTGCCCCACTCTTTTTCCGAGCCGGTTTCTTTCTTCTTCCACTCGCTTCCCCACTCTTTGCCCGACTCCCCCGATTCCCCTTCCTTCTGCCATTTCTTAGCCCACTCGTTTTCGCCGGAATTGTTGTCCCATTTTTTCCCCCAGGAGCCCCATCCGGCGGAGTCGTTTTCTTTTTTGTCTTCGTCCGCGAAATTTTTGCCGGTGTATTTTAAAAAGACATCATCGAAAGTGGGACGGGTTAAAACGACGGTCTCCGCAGTCAAGCCGAGTTCGTCCACACACTGGAGCAGACGGGGAAGAAGTCCTTTCCCGTTCTCCAGGTAGAGGCGAAGCTGATTTTCCTGGCGGATAACTTCTTTGATCCATTCCTTTTGGCGAAAGGAGGCGACGACCGATTCGGAAAGGGGCTGTTTGAAAGTGAGGTGAACGCAGTCCGCGCCGAGACTATCTTTGAGCTGATCGGGGGTTCCGATCGTTTGAACCCTTCCGTGATTTAAAATCCCAACCCGGTGGGCCAGCTGATCGACTTCGTCAAGGTAATGCGTTGTTAAAAAGAGGGTGACCCCCTGTTCCCGGTTCAGCCGGCGGAGATAACTCCAAAGGTCGGATCGGCTTTGTGGATCGAGTCCCAACGTCGGCTCATCGAGGAAGAGGAGTTTGGGTTCGTGAATCAGCGCGGTGGCGATATCCAACTTCCGCTTCATCCCGCCCGACAAGGCCCCCACCCAGAGATCGATCGTCCCTTTCATATCAAGCAGATCGAGCAAAAAGATCATTCTTTCCTGGAGAGAAGATGCGGGGAGGTGGTAGAGTTTTCCTTGAAGAAGAAGATTTTCGCGGACCGTCATCGCCGGATCGACGCCGCTTTGCTGACCGACATACCCGAACGACATTCGAACCGCCAGCGGATTTTCGACGACATCATAGCCGGCCACCCGGACCGTCCCGGAGGTGGGTCGGAGAAGGGTCGTCAAGATTTTGATGGTGGTCGTTTTTCCGGCCCCGTTGGGGCCGAGGAAGCCGAAGACTTCGCCTGAGGGAACTTGAAAGCTGATATCGTCGACTGCTTTTCGTCCGGAGGCGTATTCTTTTATCAGGTGCTCGATCTGGATCATTTCGGGAAGGGCTCGGGACGGGTATAGGTTCCTGACTTGCCGCCGCTTTTGGAGAGAAGACCGATCTGACCGAAGCTGATCCCCTTATCGATCGCCTTGCACATGTCGTAAATCGTCAGCGCGGTCACCGTGACGGCCGTGACCGCTTCCATCTCCACACCGGTCTGGCCGGAGGTTTTGACGGTGGCGTTGATTTGGACGGCGGCCGGGCCCCCATTTTCCGCAGGATGGATTTCGAAATGAATATCGACATTGGTGAGAAGCAGAGGATGGCACATCGGGATCAGGTCGGGCGTCCGCTTGGCCCCCATGACGCCGGCCACCTGGGCCACGGCGAGGACATCGCCCTTCGCAATTTGTCCCGCTTGAATCCGGGCCAAGGTTTCGGGTTTCATATAAACCATGCCGGTCGCCACTGCCGTGCGATGGGTGTCGGCCTTTCCGGACACGTCGACCATTCGCGCCCGGCCTTCTTGATTAAAGTGGGTTAACTCGGTTTCCGCCATGTCAGCGCCTCCCGGAATCATTCCTTAAGATATAGATAAAGCAGCAGAAATTTCCGGCTGAGTCTAACATACGATTCGGTGGGTGTCAATAAAGTCGGTACTGGAAAACACGAGGCATTTCTCGCTGAAATCTCTTCCCAATCAAGTGATTATGCGCTAGGGTGCTTTGGTTGACAGAATAGGGACATTTAGATATCATTCCGGACGATTGCCTGAAGGAGGACAAGATGTCATTAAGGGAGCTGATTCACTCCGATATAAAAAAGACGGGTCCGACGACCACCCTGGTCGAGACGGCCCAAATGATGCGACGGTACAAAATCGGCTCCGTTTTTGTAGAAGACGGGGGACAATATATCGGCATCGTTACGGAGAGCGATCTGGTCCGGAAAGGGCTGACCAAGGAGGTTTCTCCCGAGACCCCGACCCGCTCCGTCATGCATGTGCCGTTGCTTGACATCGACGTTGAAAAATCGCCGATCGAAGCGAATCATTTGATGCATCTGAACGGAATCCGGCATCTCGCCGTTTCAGAAAGTGGAAAGATCGTCGGAATGATCTCCGTCCGGGACCTGGTCCGGTATTTCTCGAACGACAAAAAAAGCCCCCTGCACGCCATGACCGATATCGTCAAACCGCTGACCGTTTTAGTCCGTCGTGACATTCAAACGGTTGACTCCTTTGCGACGGCCCAGGAAGCGGCGCGAAAAATGGATGAGAAGAAAATCGGTTCGTTGATGGTCGTTGACGAGAAACGGTACGTCGGAATCATCACCGAGACCGATCTGGTCCGAAAGGTGATCGGTTACGGGCTGAGCGCCTCTAAAATCCCGGTCGGGGTGATCATGAATACGCCGGTTCTCGATATCGACCTTTCACGGACGATTCAAGAGGCCAACGAGATTATGGCGACGAAGGGGGTCCGGCACCTGGCCGTGACCGAGAGAGGAGAGATCATCGGCATTCTTTCCATCCGAGATCTGATCGGCATGATCTCGATCCGCGACCTTCCCCGTTTTTTTTCGAACCAAAAATAAGGCGGCCCGCCCCATCGGTCGGACCCCTCACTCAATCTGGGGACAAAACAGGATGGACATCGAACAAGAAAAACGGCACGAGCCGGAGTATATGACCCCCATTTACCGGATGGCGGTGACGCAGTTTGACCAGGCGGCCGACCAGCTCAAGCTCGATCCGAACGTCCGGAAGCGTCTTGTGGTTCCGAAACGGGCGATCATGGTCTCCGTTCCGATTCGAATGGATGACTCACATATCGAAGTGTTTCACGGCTATCGGGTCCATCACGACAATACCCTCGGCCCTTCCAAAGGAGGGATTCGGTATCATCCTGAAGTGAATCTCGGCGAGGTCTGTGCGCTGGCGATGTGGATGACCTGGAAATGCGCATTGATGGGCCTTCCCTTCGGCGGCGCCAAGGGAGGAATCAGCTGCGATCCAAACGCCTTTTCGCGAAACGAGCTGCAGCGGCTGACCCGGCGATATACCGCGGAGATCATCCAGTTCATCGGGCCGGATGTGGATGTCCCCGCCCCGGATGTCGGCACCAACGAGCAGGTGATGGCCTGGATGATGGATACCTACAGCCAGTTCAAAGGCTACTCCATCCCGGAAATCGTCACCGGCAAGCCGATCGTCATCGGCGGCTCCCTCGGGCGGATCGAAGCGACCGGCCGCGGCGTGGTCTACTGCATCATGGAGGCGTTTAATCATCTCGGAACGAGACCGGAAGGGAAAAAGATCGTTGTTCAGGGGTTTGGGAATGTCGGATCGAACGTCGCGAAGGTCCTTCATCAAGAAGGGTGTCAGATTATTGCCGTCAGCGATGTCCGCTCCGGTGTTTACAATCCGAAGGGGCTCGATATCCCGGCCCTGCTTCAATATCTCTCGCACAGCCGGTTTATCGAGGGATTTCCCGGCGGAGAGCCGATCACGAACCGCGCGTTGCTGGAGCTCCCCTGTGATGTCCTGGTGCCGGCCGCCCTTTCGGGCCAGATCACGGAGGAGAACGCCGGGCGGATTTCATGCACCATTCTGGCGGAGGCGGCGAATGGGCCGACGACCCCCGCGGCCGATCTCATCCTTCAAGATCGAGGAATCTTTTTGATCCCCGACATCCTGGCCAATGCCGGCGGGGTGACGGTCTCTTACTTCGAATGGGTACAGGATCTTCAGAACTTTTTCTGGAAGGAAAAAGAGATCAACGAAAAGCTGCGGGAGATCATGTCGAGCGCCTTCAACGCGGTTTTAACCCTCGCTCAAGAAGAAAAGGTCAGTATGCGAATGGCGGCGCTGATGCTCGCCATCCGTAAAATCGCCAGCGCCAAGCTGGCGCGCGGCGTTTTCCCCTGAGCATTCCGTCGTGGGTCAATTCTGGAGTTTCTCCAAGCGTTTGATGTAAGCATAAAGGGCGGGGTTCTTCTTTTCCATATCGTGAAACTCCAGCCCGATGGCATATTGACCCGCTGCTTTAAGTGCAGTGGCCCAAACCACTTGACCGTAGAGCGATTCGTCGATCGCCTCCCCTTCTTCGGTCTTCACTGATATTTTCACGAGCAGCAGATCCCCCTTTTGGTAAGGACCTTTGACGTAAACCCCCATTCCATAGATCGAAACATCACGAATCATCGCATCGACCGTTTTTTGAAGACCGTGCGGTGTGATGCGGGCCACAGTCAGGAGCGGAACCCGCTTCTGTTTTCTGCGATTCTCCATGTCCTCGTCTTAATGATGGGGTCAGGTTGTTTTCTATGTTAGATGGATGTGACCCAAGGATTCGGAGCGCAGGGTGCCGACCGAGGAAGATACCTCGGAATGGGCGTGACAGCAAAAGAAGCTCTCGATCTCTGCGGGCGGATCGAAGATATAGTCGGTCGGTTCTTTGCGATGAATCCGTTTTGAGAATTGACGCAATCTTTTTGCCTCGGCCAGGCGCTGACTCCCGATCGGATCATACCGATAGCAGATCGAGTCTTCCGGATGGTTCAAAACATTGACGATCAAGTTGAGACATTTTCGGTTGAGTGACTGGACATATTGCTGAGGAACATCCCAACGCGAGTTCCGCGAGACCAGAGAAACGGCCTGCTGGCGTTTCCCCAAGTCATACAGCTTGACGGCGTGGGTAAAGAGCTTTTTCTTCATATCGAATGAGACCAGGTCTTTTTTGACGATCTCCTGGACGAAGCGGTCGCTCTGATCGTTGGCCCCCGAGAGGATATCGAGGACCTGCTTCCAATATTTTTGATCGGCGAATTCGTCCGCGCGGAGCTCCCAATAAATATGGCCCAGTCGCGTGGTGGAAGAGGTCAGATAGAGCTGGTTCGGAACGTAAACGTTATGGGCGATGATGTCGGCGGCCAGGTGAGCGATGTAGCCGCACGCGAACGACTGCAAACGGGGATCGTCCGCCTGTTGGAGAAGCCGCCGGGCGGTCGACCAGTTGTGGCAATGATCGGCATGATATTTGGAACCTTTGCCGATAAAGATATCGGCGCTGACGCAGCCGTATAAGAAATCTCGCGGGAAGGCGCGCAAAACCTGAACCAATGATCCGGTCAGCCATTGAAGATTTTGCAGGAGGGTCGATCCATGCATCATGTGCATGCCGACCCCCCAGGCATAGGCCGCCTCATCCGAGAAGAGCAAAACAACGAATGACAGAATCAGCGGCGTGATCCATCGTTTTCTCCGTCCGCTCGAACCTCTCCCTTCAGCGGTTTTCTTCCGCGTCGGTCCCCGCATATCGAAGTTCCTCATCCGCATGCTTCCGTTCGAAACGGACAAGCGCCCCCTTCTTGTCCTTGATTAAACTTTGCGAAAAATTCACGCCATTCTCGAAAGCGCGTGGAGAGGGTTCGATAACTGGCCTCGTCGTCGATATCCAAGGCAGCGCTGCCGATATTTGTTTCGACCACTTTGAAGCGGGTTCCCAGGAAGCGGCTTATTTCCCGCTCCACTTTGGAAAGAGCAAGGGACCGGCGGAATAGTGCGGCCAGTCCGGAACGGTTGGATTGCGCGAGGGAAACGGCCGCTTGAGCCAACAGGTAAGATTTCAATACGCTCGGCCATCCCGGCCGTTTTAAAATTTCGAGCATAATCCGGATTCGATTTCCGAGGTATTTCTGGTAACGATGATCATAGAGTTGTTGAATGTCCCGCCCCGCTCCGATGCGAAGCGGACGGGCCAGATGGAGATTATTCAGCCGATAGGCCTGCGTGCGTGTGTAGACGTAGGCCATCTTCATCCCAGGCTGGTCTGCTTTCGGATAGAAGGGGGTCAGCGCTTCTTCCGGTGTGACGCCGAGACAGTAATCCGATTCTTCCATATCCGCTTTGGAAATGAATTCCCGAATTTCAGCGGGCGTGATCAGAGGAATATCGGCGGGAAGGAAGAGGCCGGGCGGATCGCCGTGGTTCAGCCGATGAACGTCCATGCCGTCTTGATAACCTGGCAGGGAACGGCTGTAGGCGGCCAGGATATTCTCGATGAGACTGTTCTTTTGTTCAAGGACTTCGATTTTCTTGAAGAAGAGCGTATAGGGAAGGGCTTGTTCGATCTCTTCCATCATCTTTTTTTGGGGACCGATGAGATAGATACGGTCGATTTCAGCCACTTCATCCAAGGCTTTGAGAACATGAATGAAGAGAGGATATCCCTCCAATTTAAGGAGAGCTTTGTTCGTTCCCAGGATCTGGTGGCTTGCCCCGCGGTCGCCCGCTAAAACAAATGCGTCCATTTTCC contains:
- a CDS encoding outer membrane lipoprotein-sorting protein codes for the protein MIRKTIYIVLSLYIILGGLRVVSAEEAPASSNPLDGTEIIKKSRELIYQIGDQKNKVILHLIEKDGTKKKIEASRYWKNYRAKEGLDSKMLLVTDFPPDSRGISFLIWDYSQENKTDDLWLYLPALRMVRRISAQDQNDAFLGSDLTFGDMGQRRLDEDEHKLLREEGYLGTQTYVVESVPKEKTSIYSKKVSWISKDSWTVLKIDYYDRNSKLLKRQTIEWQSLDNFSVWKKTEVTNVQNGHRTIFEVSDLQVNGGLEDEDFTERSLKTGIRK
- a CDS encoding methyltransferase — protein: MKKKTTRKKTEKSKATPSRKKSKETFDPMKVMSISSAYWQSKILHTAQRLNIFTRLKDRSATATELAAEIPADPRGLDILLIAATSMGLLDRKKEKYRNTPFAKTFLVSGSPRYQGGIVSMFDSWYGAWGDLDQAVLTGKPVVDKPHDQGPEALRSYIYGMHYRAIAQGDLLARKIDFSGRRQLIDIAGGPGTFCMKFCERNPKLSATVFDLPQTLEVTREIVGSFGMLDRVTLKPGNYLEDSFGKGYDALLLSSMFNQESPQVIKEIFRKAYEALDQKGMILIQDQMLNRDKTGPMLSALIGVNQLVHTPGGAAYSEKELADWMKGVGFRKIKPVPLPSPSPFTVLVGEKP
- a CDS encoding histidine phosphatase family protein, with the translated sequence MRTKEQATSFLFLRHGATDFPENRYYCDSVEDPALNPVGLKQAAGWPDRLQGKSIAALYVSPSRRTQETARPTADRLGLKIETTEGLRERTFGSWDGLTNEVIQQRFPEEWSAWKKDPLHFTTAGGESLVGFAKRVDETIQTLLARHAGQTVLLVTHVGPIRMIVAAALGMALENQKRLVVGSCSLTQIDYTASWPNLVFFSLRPE
- a CDS encoding ABC transporter permease is translated as MEQKIVVAPTSTPVPASGMPVKWLVADTAALLKKYLLMTWRMPIWTFFGLVQPLLWLIIFGQLFKNLSRLPGFPEADYIQFLAPGVIVMTVLFGSSWSGVNLLRDLTFGIMEKLLVAPISRTAIVLSRLLHAGLTVVIQVFLLVGVAALLGAGFPRGAGLFWIWVAVLLLAIGFSAVSNALAMILKKEEPLVVMGNMLTLPLLFFSPALVPTDFMPVWMQMVSRINPATYGVEAVRASYRGVFDASFFISMAVLGLFTFVSVISAVSIFSQDRS
- a CDS encoding ATP-binding cassette domain-containing protein; the encoded protein is MIQIEHLIKEYASGRKAVDDISFQVPSGEVFGFLGPNGAGKTTTIKILTTLLRPTSGTVRVAGYDVVENPLAVRMSFGYVGQQSGVDPAMTVRENLLLQGKLYHLPASSLQERMIFLLDLLDMKGTIDLWVGALSGGMKRKLDIATALIHEPKLLFLDEPTLGLDPQSRSDLWSYLRRLNREQGVTLFLTTHYLDEVDQLAHRVGILNHGRVQTIGTPDQLKDSLGADCVHLTFKQPLSESVVASFRQKEWIKEVIRQENQLRLYLENGKGLLPRLLQCVDELGLTAETVVLTRPTFDDVFLKYTGKNFADEDKKENDSAGWGSWGKKWDNNSGENEWAKKWQKEGESGESGKEWGSEWKKKETGSEKEWGNQWKQPEPKDPAADAPAKPEEPSEKKWPQGEWPQGEWKKDQGWNKK
- the moaC gene encoding cyclic pyranopterin monophosphate synthase MoaC; translated protein: MAETELTHFNQEGRARMVDVSGKADTHRTAVATGMVYMKPETLARIQAGQIAKGDVLAVAQVAGVMGAKRTPDLIPMCHPLLLTNVDIHFEIHPAENGGPAAVQINATVKTSGQTGVEMEAVTAVTVTALTIYDMCKAIDKGISFGQIGLLSKSGGKSGTYTRPEPFPK
- a CDS encoding CBS domain-containing protein, with the protein product MSLRELIHSDIKKTGPTTTLVETAQMMRRYKIGSVFVEDGGQYIGIVTESDLVRKGLTKEVSPETPTRSVMHVPLLDIDVEKSPIEANHLMHLNGIRHLAVSESGKIVGMISVRDLVRYFSNDKKSPLHAMTDIVKPLTVLVRRDIQTVDSFATAQEAARKMDEKKIGSLMVVDEKRYVGIITETDLVRKVIGYGLSASKIPVGVIMNTPVLDIDLSRTIQEANEIMATKGVRHLAVTERGEIIGILSIRDLIGMISIRDLPRFFSNQK
- a CDS encoding Glu/Leu/Phe/Val dehydrogenase; translation: MDIEQEKRHEPEYMTPIYRMAVTQFDQAADQLKLDPNVRKRLVVPKRAIMVSVPIRMDDSHIEVFHGYRVHHDNTLGPSKGGIRYHPEVNLGEVCALAMWMTWKCALMGLPFGGAKGGISCDPNAFSRNELQRLTRRYTAEIIQFIGPDVDVPAPDVGTNEQVMAWMMDTYSQFKGYSIPEIVTGKPIVIGGSLGRIEATGRGVVYCIMEAFNHLGTRPEGKKIVVQGFGNVGSNVAKVLHQEGCQIIAVSDVRSGVYNPKGLDIPALLQYLSHSRFIEGFPGGEPITNRALLELPCDVLVPAALSGQITEENAGRISCTILAEAANGPTTPAADLILQDRGIFLIPDILANAGGVTVSYFEWVQDLQNFFWKEKEINEKLREIMSSAFNAVLTLAQEEKVSMRMAALMLAIRKIASAKLARGVFP
- a CDS encoding PilZ domain-containing protein, which encodes MENRRKQKRVPLLTVARITPHGLQKTVDAMIRDVSIYGMGVYVKGPYQKGDLLLVKISVKTEEGEAIDESLYGQVVWATALKAAGQYAIGLEFHDMEKKNPALYAYIKRLEKLQN
- a CDS encoding zinc dependent phospholipase C family protein encodes the protein MRNFDMRGPTRKKTAEGRGSSGRRKRWITPLILSFVVLLFSDEAAYAWGVGMHMMHGSTLLQNLQWLTGSLVQVLRAFPRDFLYGCVSADIFIGKGSKYHADHCHNWSTARRLLQQADDPRLQSFACGYIAHLAADIIAHNVYVPNQLYLTSSTTRLGHIYWELRADEFADQKYWKQVLDILSGANDQSDRFVQEIVKKDLVSFDMKKKLFTHAVKLYDLGKRQQAVSLVSRNSRWDVPQQYVQSLNRKCLNLIVNVLNHPEDSICYRYDPIGSQRLAEAKRLRQFSKRIHRKEPTDYIFDPPAEIESFFCCHAHSEVSSSVGTLRSESLGHIHLT
- a CDS encoding NTP transferase domain-containing protein codes for the protein MDAFVLAGDRGASHQILGTNKALLKLEGYPLFIHVLKALDEVAEIDRIYLIGPQKKMMEEIEQALPYTLFFKKIEVLEQKNSLIENILAAYSRSLPGYQDGMDVHRLNHGDPPGLFLPADIPLITPAEIREFISKADMEESDYCLGVTPEEALTPFYPKADQPGMKMAYVYTRTQAYRLNNLHLARPLRIGAGRDIQQLYDHRYQKYLGNRIRIMLEILKRPGWPSVLKSYLLAQAAVSLAQSNRSGLAALFRRSLALSKVEREISRFLGTRFKVVETNIGSAALDIDDEASYRTLSTRFREWREFFAKFNQGQEGGACPFRTEACG